The DNA sequence TGCAAATGCACTCAGCGCGATCATGGGAACGGCCCAAGCCGCCGTGCTCCCGATTGCCGTCCATATGTCGAGATCCTCGAACGCGTAGCCGGCGACGAACAGCCCGCCGAGCAACCCGAACAGCGTCATCAACACGAATGCGATCCACCTCAGGACCTTCGCTGTGCCAGTCATGGCACTCATCCCTTTCACCTATGGCGGGGACGGCGCAGGCTGCGGACACGTTGTCTGCCAGAGCGCTCGTCCTCTATTCCACTGTCCAACCGTCGGGTCGGATGGAGTAGAGGCGGAGGTCCCGCTCTCCTCTCAGGACCGTCCCGTGCCGGCTGGAGGTCGGATGCAAGAAACCGACCAGTCATCGGTCGCGGGCAAGGAGGCCCCGCCTTGCGGGGATGCACCCTTCCCAACGAGTGGTCGATTTCTTGCGGGGTCCACTGACTCCCCGGTACGGAGCAGCCGAGGCACTCACACAACCTGCCGGGCACCTGCCTCTGGTTGCCCCACCCGGAACGCACTTGGGATGCTTCGCACATGCCTTTGTTCCCGCCGTCATTCTCTGACAAGGTCATCGCTCAACCGGCTCGGGTTCAGTTCGAAGTGTTCCTCGATGAGCACCGTGGGGCACTCAACGGTTGCCTGGACGGGCTCACCGAGGAGCAGGCACGTCGGTCCTTGGTGCCGTCTAGGACAACGTTGCTGGGACTCGTGAAGCACGCGACCTTCGTCGAGAAGGTCTGGTTTGACGAGGCCGTCACCTGCCGGCCCCGTTCGGAGATCGGCATTCCCGCAACACCGGACGAGTCCTTCATCCTCGACGATGAGGACACCATCGCCACTGTGCAGCAGGCCCACCGCGAGGCGTGCCAGGCATCGCGCCAGGCGACGTCGTCGCTCGGTCTGGACGACATCATCCGGGGGAACAGACGTGGACCGTTGCCGCTGCGCTGGGTCTACCTCCACATGTTGCGCGAGCTCGCTCAGCACTGCGGGCACGCGGATATCCTGCGCGAGCAGCTGCTCAACGAGTAACGTCCGCCGCTCGGCCTTGTCATCCGGGCCGGCCCGACACATCCTTGAAGCGAGGTGGTGAGTCATGGACGCCGGCTTAGGGCTGATGGTCGTGCTGATGTTCGTCCTGCTGCCATGTCTTGTGCGGCCGCTGATGCTGCGGTCTCTCCGTCGCCTGGCTGAGCGCACCGAGGAATGGATGGCGGCGCGGGCGGCTCGGATCGTGCCGGTTGATCCTGAGCAGGAGAAACTGTGGCTGTGGTCCAAACGGTGCCGGCTGTCAGCCGCGCTCAGCCGAATCGAGCGTCTGCTGGCCACGGACGAGCACATGTCGGCCACCCGCCAGCTCGGTAACCGGCTGGCGCACGACCAGTTGGTGGACGAGCTTCGCCGCGTGCCCGACGTCTTCCCGTCCGGCGCGTACGCTCCCACCATCGACGTGTGGCAGGAGCCGGTCTTCGCCCGACGCTGGCAGCCATCCGTTCGGGAGCGGCGCGATCCAGATGACCGGTTCCCGGCGTGGTCCGTCACGGTGCCGGTCGGTTACGCGTCGAAGCCGGGTGAGGTGGAAGTGCTCGACATTGTCTGGAGTCGCCGGCGCTAGACCGTCATCCCTGCTCACCGTGGGACTCGGTCCGCACGTCCCAACCGGGCTTCGTCGGATGTGCTGCAAGAACTCCGTCATCACCTGAACAGGTGGCCCGGCTAGGTTTAGCCTGGCGGCTATGAGCGACATGGACCTGACCGATCTCCGCGGCACGGAGTTCGTGGGCGCCGACCTGGCAGGGGCTCGCTTCACCACGGTGAACCTCGACGGGGCGACCTTTCGAGCGTGTGGCCTTGGACACGTCGTCATGCGTGGCGTCGAGATCCTCGACGCCACGATCGACGGTGAGATCCAGGGTCTCGTCATCAACGGGGTCGACGTCACGCCGTTGGTGGAGGCCGAGTTGGATCGACGTCACCCCGATCGGCCCAAGTTCCGGCCGACCACCCCCGAGGGGTTTCGCCAGGCGTGGGACCTGAACGAGCAGCTCTGGGAGTCGACCGTCACGCGGGCGGGCAGGCTGCCTGTCGAGCTGCTGCATGAGTCGGTGGACGGTGAGTGGTCGTTCATCCAGACCCTGCGCCATCTCGCTTTCGCCACCGAGTCGTGGGTCGGCCGGGCTGTCCTGGGCGACCCCCACCCTTGGCACCCGCTGTCGCTGCCCTGGGACCAGATGCGTCCACGGCCCGGGGTCCCGAATGACCGGGACGCGCGCCCTTCGCTGGAGGAGGCACTCGCTCTGAGGCATGAGGCGATGGCGCTGATGCGAGGCGTGGTCGACCACCTGACCGAGGCACAGCTGGACAACCGCACCGAGCCGCTGGTCGGTCCCGGCTGGCCGGACGAGGGTGACACCTTTCTGGTCCGTGAGTGCCTCCTGGTGGTCTTGAACGAGGAGTGGTGCCACCGCATGTACGCCGAGCGTGACCTGGCCGTCCTCGAAACCCGGAACTGACGCGTGGAATTCGTCTTC is a window from the Microlunatus panaciterrae genome containing:
- a CDS encoding DinB family protein; the encoded protein is MPLFPPSFSDKVIAQPARVQFEVFLDEHRGALNGCLDGLTEEQARRSLVPSRTTLLGLVKHATFVEKVWFDEAVTCRPRSEIGIPATPDESFILDDEDTIATVQQAHREACQASRQATSSLGLDDIIRGNRRGPLPLRWVYLHMLRELAQHCGHADILREQLLNE
- a CDS encoding DinB family protein — translated: MSDMDLTDLRGTEFVGADLAGARFTTVNLDGATFRACGLGHVVMRGVEILDATIDGEIQGLVINGVDVTPLVEAELDRRHPDRPKFRPTTPEGFRQAWDLNEQLWESTVTRAGRLPVELLHESVDGEWSFIQTLRHLAFATESWVGRAVLGDPHPWHPLSLPWDQMRPRPGVPNDRDARPSLEEALALRHEAMALMRGVVDHLTEAQLDNRTEPLVGPGWPDEGDTFLVRECLLVVLNEEWCHRMYAERDLAVLETRN